The nucleotide sequence aactgatccaaccactctggaggtAATTTGGGACTatattcaaagggctataaaactgtgcatactttttgatccgGTAATGCCactcctgggtctgtatcccagatATAATAAATTGTAAATTGAGGGGGTGCCATTCAAACAGGattggctaaacaagttgtggcatataattgtgatgaaatacaCCATAGGAagtgatgagcaggttaattttttaaatggaaatacctacaaaaaattgtaaaaagtgagacgagcagaaccaagagagtattatatacaacaacaatattgtttgaagaatgacttatgtataTTCTCCTCCAGAGAAAATCAACACATAgttttatatagacatatatcttTCTGTCTAATAATGCCTTTTCTAGTGTAGGAAGGGGAGGAAGTAAGAAGGATATCTGGGacttttaatgtaacaaacaagaaaataaataaaaattttaaagacatagCCAAGTATGGTGGTGCCAATACAAATTTAGGAAACAGTGATGAAGATGAATTGGGACAGGCTTAACAAAATTGCCTTCACAGGCTCACTGAAGAAGAGTATGAGCAGCATGTCTGAACCAGTGGATCAcagaagaaattattaaattagaagggaagaataaTTTGTTGATAAATATGCAGGAATACCACATAGTTGTCAAAAGTGGTAGATGCCAAAAAGAAGACTTCCATGTTCCCCAAGCAATGAAAGAGACTTAAGTCATGCACAAGGTAAAGGGCACGGTCTTGTTCTATAGAAAAGATGGAAAGCAGCATTGGCACACAATGATGGTGGTGAATAAGATATCAGGAGAGATGGTTAAATAGGAAATATATGGAGGTTTCTTCAAGTCATACCAATGATCAGTCGGTTCTCTATTACTGCCAAGGTACATGGTAACAGTAACCCCAAAAGTGATTGGCTACATCTCCAAATTACTTAATAGCTCACAATAGTTGTaaagggttatttttttattgttaagaTTTTCCACTTTctccatattttaaaattgatcAAAGTCCATAATAACAGTGTACTTTCAGCACACAGCTTCACTTGGTAGAGTGATACCAAGACATCTATTCCTTGTTGTGAGtcatggaggaggggagggagaagaacaagaaaaacagtgaacaagaagaagaaaggagaaaaaagagaagggtaaagaggaagagggggagaaagaagatgaagaggagaaagaaaatgaggaggaggggtagagagaggaagagaaggagtaggtggaggaagaggaggaggataatttacataatactttaaggtttacaaagttcttttaaaatattttctcatgctATCTTTGCAACAACTTTTGGAAGTAGATTTTtatgcctattttatagatataaaaattaggtgaaatgagattaaatgaattgcctaggTTCATACTGCTAGGGTTATGAAattaggccttcctgactccaggtcaactTCTCTATTTACTGTATCACCTACACCAAATAATCTGTATTAGTGGAGACACTAAGTTCTACATCCATAGTTTCCAGGCTTCAATGTAAGGATCACTTATAAtatggaaaagattttttaatattgttCCACCCACAATAATATATGGACTATTGTACTCactgataaagaaaatatattaaaatgaaaaactagaaATTCAATAATACTTTTaagataatttgatttttattgacAATGACAGATTGTATATATAAGAAAACTAGACATGAATACATTATACATGACATTTATCCAATCTACATAAGGTGAAATTGCTCATTTCagtttaattctaattttgtttaataaacatttattaaatgccaattaTATGCTAGGTATTGTGCCAGTCCACAGAGGTAAAAAGTCTTAAAAATCAACAATCACCGCctttgaggagtttacattcaactTGGGAAAGAATTAACATCTATACAGGTAAATAAATactgtgtgtgtatgcatatctatctatctatgtagaTGAAGTAAATACCATATAATCTCAAGGAACAAGAAGTAATAACAATTGTGGGGGAATAGGAAAAGTCTCTTGTAAAAGCTAGCACATACAATAAGTCTTAAATAGAGTCAGGAATTCCAAATAGCAGAAAGGGTAAGGAAGGACATTCTAGTTATGACAAGTAGCAAGTGCAACAGTACAAAGGCAGGAAGCAAAATGTCATGTACAGaggatattaattagattaattggGTCTGCTTAAAGATCACGGAGGAAAGTAGTGGGAAATAAGTCTGAAAAGGCGAGAACCTGAAATGCCAAACTGAAGAGTCTGTGTTTTATCCTAGATACAACAGAGAGAGCTGAAGCTTGCTTAGGAAGAGTGGAATTGTCagtcctgtgctttaggaatgtcAATTTTTCAGCTGTGTGGAGGCTGaattggaggaaggagagagagaaggtggggaAATCAATTAGGAGGCATTGAAGTCATGCTGGTGAGAGGAGATGTGAATTCGACTTGGAAAGGTTGGCCacatgaaagaagaggagacGAAAGTGGGAGATGTTGCTGAGGTAGTAATGCCCAGAACTTGTAATTAATTGGATATAGGGATGAAGGATAGAATTGAAGATGACTCCTAGTTTGGGAACTTCAGTGACATGAAGGATGGATATGCTCAACAGCTATTTATTACACATCAAGTTATGTTTTGTATTGGTGCTAAATAAAGGTTAAAATGACAATACTCAGGGTACAAAAAGACTCAGTGATCTCTTGTAGTAATTCAAAGGGTTCTCATGAGTCCTCTTCATGTAAGTGAGGAGTCACTGATCAAGTGAATCTATAAGATCCAAGGAGGTAAATTGGTACAGGTACATGCTCATGCACAGACATAAGATCCAAGGAGGTAAATTGGTACAGGTACATGCTCATCCACACACCAGTAAAAATGTAAATGGTATTAGTGATCGAAACAGTTTCCCCAAGCTCTGGAGGATAGAGAGATTCCTGAGACAGTTTTATTCACACCTGTCTGTATGCCTTGGCACTGGGCTATgcaccattttatattttacttttaattagtGCCCTTCTCTGTTGCTTCATCTTAACCCGAGAATGGGCCTGGGCTCTTGAAGGCTATGCCAATAGAATACAAGTTTTCACAGGATTTAACTAGCTAAGAAGGTTTTATGTATAGTCTCTAATTTTGGAATGTGTGTCTATCATCTCAGGACCAGATCAGTGAAAATAGGGTTCATTATCCCAAAAAAGACCACTAGGGTATTTATAGCTAGAGAAATGAAGATTGTCAACTATAAGGTGGCAAGGATGGAGAATGTGTTGATAGAAGAACTGCCCCCATGTGAAACACTGAAGCATTATACTATAATTTTGTGTGTGCTTGTCTTCTCTCTATCATCATTATGCCTCAGCCACCTATggcataaagtaaaataaaacacaacAACCTGGACCAGTTGAAAAGATCATTAGTCAGaggacttgatttcaaattctaCCAATATTAGAAAGGTTAGTTAatgtctctgaatctcagtttcctcatctacaaaaggaACATAATACTTTGACTACAAACCTCAAAGAGTGGTTTTGGGAATCAAAAATTGCAATGTGATATTTGAACCACAAAGTCGATCATCTCATCTGAAATCCTATTGCCCTACTTTCTTCCATGCCCTTTATGATTTCCATTCACCATTGTTACCCACCAGACTTCAAACTTGCCTCCTCCTGTCCCCACATGTTTTAGAGCCAGAGCAATCAGGAGGTGACTCGATTGGGAACAAGAAGTCTTTGAAAGGCATTCTTAACATCCTTATTGCGGAGACTGTAGACAAATGGATTGGCCAGAGGAGTAATGGCCGTATACATCACAGCAGCTGCCATGTCTTGCTGTTGAGAATTCTGGGAGGGTGGCTGAAAATACACCCAGATGATGGTGCCATAGAGGAAAGTGACCATGGTGAGATGGGAACCACAGGTGGAGAAAGCCTTCTTTCGGCCAGCAGCTGAGGGCAGCCGTGAGATAGTAATTGCAATGCGGGCATAGGAGAGTAGAATGAGAATACAGGGTCCCATCATGAGCAACCCACCCTCCAGAAAGATGGCCAACTCATTGGGTTGAGTGTCAGAACAGGATGCTCTCAGTAGGGGTCGGTGATCACAGAAAAAGTGGGGGAGATAGACAGTACCCTCATTGTCACCAATCCACTGGAGGGGAAATAGGAGCCCTGCATGCAGAAGAGAGTGAAGGAAGGACACAGTCCAACAAGAAGCCAGTAGACGGCCACAGACCTGTTGGTTCATTACAACTGGATAGTGCAATGGGTCACAGATGGCTACATAACGGTCCACAGCCATGACAGCCACCACTAGTGTGTCTGTGACACCAAACACATAGAAGAAGAAAAACTGGACTAGGCAACGGATAGTAGGGATGGCTGGTTGGGCAGAAACCAGGTGGGCCAGCACCTGGGGTAAGGTAACTGTGGCCAGCCCCATGTCAATCACAGAGAGCCCACGTAGCAGATAATACATGGGAGTGCTGAGCCGTGAGTCCCAAGAGATGAGCAGGATGAGTGTTAAGTTACCCACCATAGCACCCATGTAGGCAGCCAAGAACAGCAGGAAAAGAAGATTGTTAGGAGGGCCACCTTTCCACAACCCCACTAGAAGAAATATTGGTGTGTGGGAGGCATTAGAGGCACAAGCCATGGTGAAGAAGGGCAAGATCAGAGGGACCTGTCAGTAAAGAGAGAGATGaggtcattcttcaaacaaatgTCACTCacaacaaataataatttaattctgAAGTAATTTCCTGGTATgatattttcaatctctcctctCTCATGGCTCATCCCTCTCTGcctttaattaatcaataaagcAACAAAATAGAATAGAGTATAGTAATCAGGCATtgtt is from Gracilinanus agilis isolate LMUSP501 chromosome 2, AgileGrace, whole genome shotgun sequence and encodes:
- the LOC123233705 gene encoding olfactory receptor 1B1 produces the protein MACASNASHTPIFLLVGLWKGGPPNNLLFLLFLAAYMGAMVGNLTLILLISWDSRLSTPMYYLLRGLSVIDMGLATVTLPQVLAHLVSAQPAIPTIRCLVQFFFFYVFGVTDTLVVAVMAVDRYVAICDPLHYPVVMNQQVCGRLLASCWTVSFLHSLLHAGLLFPLQWIGDNEGTVYLPHFFCDHRPLLRASCSDTQPNELAIFLEGGLLMMGPCILILLSYARIAITISRLPSAAGRKKAFSTCGSHLTMVTFLYGTIIWVYFQPPSQNSQQQDMAAAVMYTAITPLANPFVYSLRNKDVKNAFQRLLVPNRVTS